The DNA window CGTTCTCCAAGCAGGTGCTGGAACTGGATTGGGAGGCGAAGGCGGCCGAGCTGTCCGAGAAGCTGCGCGAGACAGTGCTGAAGAAGCTGCGCAAGCGCGGCATCGTGGTGGCCATCTCCGGCGGCATCGACTCCGCGTGTGTCGCGGCGCTGTCGGTGCGCGCGCTGGGGCCGGAGCGAGTCTTTGGCATCCTCCTGCCGGAGAAGGACTCCAGCGGGTGGAGCTCCCAGTTGGGGCGCAAGCTCTGTGAGAAGCTGGGCATCAAGTACCAGCTCCACGACATCGCCCCCGTCCTCGAGGCCGCTGGCTGTTACCGCCAGCGCGACGAGGCGGTGCGCTCGGTCTTCCCGGAGTTCACCCCGGACATGAAGTGGAAGATTGTCATGCACGGCGACCGGCTGAACACGGACGCGGTGAACTTCTTCTACGTCGTGGTGCAAGTGAATGGCGAGGAGCGCCGCTTCCGCCTGCCGCCGCAGGCCTATACGCAGATTGTCGCCGCGACGAACTTCAAGCAGCGCACGCGGAAGATGATGGATTACTTCCACGCGGACCGTCTCAACTTCGCGGTGGCGGGCACGCCGAACCGGCTGGAGTATGACCAGGGCTTCTTCGTGAAGCTGGGCGACGGCGCCGCGGATGTAAAGCCTATCGCCGGCCTCTACAAAACCCAGACCTACAAGCTGGCGAAGCACCTGGGAGTGATTGAGGAAATCACCAGCGGCGAGCCCACCACGGACACGTTCAGCCTTCCCCAGTCGCAGGAGGACTTCTATTTCTCCGTGCACTACTCACAGCTCGACCTCCTGATGTGGGCGAAGAACCACGACGTGTCCACGACCGAGGCCGCGCAGGTGATGGGCCTGACGCCCACGCAAGTGCAGCGCGTCTACGACGACATCGACCAGAAGCGTCGCAGCACGGCCTATCTGCACTCGCCGCCGCTGTTGCTCGAGGACGTCGCGGAGCTGGCGCCGTTCAAGCTGGGCTGAGCCACGAGCCCGCACGGGCTCACTCGGATTCGTCGCAAGCCTCGGCACGCACGGGAATTCCCTTCCGTGCGTTGTCGCGAACGTAGAGCTCGCCCTGGCGGAAGTAGTCCGTCCCTCCCTTCAGGCGCACCACGTTCCGCTTCGCATCCACCACCGTCCATTCGAGCGTCTCGTGGGTCCCGCCCTCGTACGCGACCTCCAGCGAGGACGCGCCCGCGGCTCCGGGCTTCACCGCCGTCACCGTGCCCTCGACGGACTCCTGCCCGAAGTCGACCACCAGCGCTCCGTCCGCCTTCAGCAGCACCGACGGCGTCGCCGAGTCGCAGTACTTCTCGATGACGTACCCCTTCCCCTCGGTCCGAACCTGGATCCAGCGCCCCGCGAGCCACTTCACGTCCGCGCCCGCCTCGCGTCCTTGCTCCGGACAGGCCAGGTCCGAATAGCGCATCAGCCCCACCAACGCCGCCCCGCCCTGCACGACGCGAGCGGGTACCAGATCCGGCGGCGGCACCGACGCGAACACCTGCACCTCTTCACCCGCGGCCACGGACGGCCCACTCCCCGCGGCGCCCTCCAACGGCTGCAAGCGCACCCGCGTCCCCTTCGCCTTGCACACCGTCAGCGCCTGCGTTGATGGGCGCGAGAAGCTGTCCTGCCCCTTCCACCCCGCACCGCAGCACCCTGCCCCCGGCCCCTTCAGCCGCAGGCGGCCGGATTCCAGATTCAGCGTCCAAATCCTCTCAGGCTGGACCGAAGCCAGAACCCATGTCCCGGGGCTCTTCTTCTGGCGCACGGAGAAGGTGCACTCACACGCGCCCGTGCTCTGCCCTTGCGGAAAAGTCGACTCGTACTGAATGAGCGTTTGCTCATCTCCCTCGAGCACGGCGAGTGCCGCGCCCTCTCGGGTGTAGACGCCGCTGAGCGACGGTTGCTGCGCGGTGCTGGTGCTCGACCAGAGACTTCCGACCACGCATGTCACGAACACATAACGCAGTGCATTCATTTACGACTCCGAGTCCCTGTCAGCTGATTCCCAGAGACATCTTCACCCTGAAGGTAGGCTGAAGTCAGGTAATTCAGCGGGGTCGGAGGCAACTCTTTTTCTTAGCCATCGACAATCTGGGCATAGGAAGTACCCAACCCAATCTCCATCGCTGAGTGCCCATGTCTCCTCGAATCGAAGGCCGTCAGCAGAACTATTCGCCCCAGTCGGTCCAGTCCTCTGGCTTGCCGCAGGACCGCAACGCGCAGCTGAATCTCCAGCAGCTCTGGCCGTACATCGAGAAGTACGCGCAGAAGTACGGCGCGGACCCGAAGGTGCTCGCGGGCATCGTCGCGCAGGAGTCGTCGTTCAAGAACCACGGCGTTCACGCCGACGGCACGGGCCACGGCCTCATCGGCCTGGACGACAACGGCCTGTTGCCCTCGTTCGAGAAGTGGTCCGGCATGCAGGTGGGCCGCGGCGCCAACGCCAAGACGATTCCGCCCGAGAAGCAGATGGAGTTCCTGGCGAAGACGATTGGCGACCTGACGAAGAAGCACGGCAGCGGCATGGCCGCCGCGCGTGAGTGGCACCGCGGCGCGGGCGCGATGAACGACGCGCGTGGCTACGACTACCAGAACAAGATCCAGAACCACATCAACCAGCTGTTCCCGGGTGGCAAGACGCCCAGCGGGACGAGCGCGAACGTGCCCGACACCACGGTGGGCGGGCAGAACAACACGACCGGCGGGCAGAACAATACGACGGGCGGAAACCCTGGCATCGCGCCCAGCCGCAATGACTCGCGCACGCCGGTGGGCAGCTCCGACTACCAGATCAAGCAGGGCGACACGCTCTGGGGCATTGCATCACAGCTCAAGGGCCAGGGCATGCAGGGCTCGCACTGGGACATCATCAACCAGATTCGCGAGATGAACCCGAAGATCACCAACCCCAACCTCATCATCACGGGGGATTCGCTGAAGCTGCCGGGGGTCGCGGGCAAGGACCAGAGCACCTTCACCCCGGGCACGAACAAGGCCGGGCCGGTGGACATCAACCCGGGTGAGACCCAGGGCACGCAGGGCACTGACGGCGCCGCGCCGGTGACGGGCAACGGCCGCGTGGACCCGAGCAAGGTTCCGCAGATCAGCCAGTACAACCCTGCGGGCAAGAACGGCTCGTACACGAACGGCCCGGCCAACTGCGGCCCCACGTCCATGGCGCAGATTGCGCGAGCGTTCGGCTTCGGCAAGGACATGAACGACGCGCAGCTCATCAACCACCTGGGCCGCATCGGTGGCACGTCGGGCAACGGCACGGACGTCAACGGCATCGCGAAGATGGCGAAGGCGATGGGCAAGAACGCGGAGACCAAGGGCCCTGGCGCGGACGTGGACTGGATTGCCAACCAGCTCAAGCAGGGCAAGCTGGTGGTGGCCAACGGCGACTACCACGCCATGCCTCCGCACCAGAACGAGTCGCGCACGTCCGGTCACTACGTGACGGTGGCGGGCATGGACGCGAAGGGCAACTTCATCGTCCGCGACCCGGCCGACCAGAACGTGAAGACCATCACCCCGGAGCAGATGAAGCACTTCCTGCGCTCCAACCCCAACGGCGGCTACCAGATGGCCATCGGCTGATCGGAGTCCTGGCCGGATGAAGGGACTGAGGTAGATTTCTCGCGGACCGGCACTCGCTGAGTGTCGGTCCGTTGCGTTTCCACACTCCGAGGTACCGCGATGACGCAGAGCACCCAGACGCACACCTGTATCTCCTGCAAGAAGACCGAGGGCGGCGAGGTGGTTGGCTCGACGTACGTCTCCACCGGCGACAACGGAATGATCGTCCGCTTCTGGATGTGCGACGAGTGCGCGTTGCCGCTCGGCCCGGGGCAAGGGCCCATCGACATGGATGAGCCGATTCCGGTGCCCCACCAGCCTCGGGGCTGAAGCAGTCCGCAGGAAGGGCGAGGCGCCATGCGAGGGCATGGCGCGACGGGGTGGAGCCAGGGGCGCGAGCGAGGTATGGAATAGGAAGCCCCTGCCCCCGTCGGAGAGGACATGAACAAGCTCCTTGGCCCCGCATCCTTCGTTCTCGCCTCGGCCGCGCTCGCGGTGGCCCTCTGGGGTCCCGGGCGTGGTGAGGCCCCTCACGCCGTGGAGAAGGCGGAGCCCGCCCCGGTGGTGCAGTCGAGCCCCGAGGGACTGGAGCGGCGTATCCAGGCGCTCGAGGACACGACGCTGAGCCTGTCCCGGCGGCTGATGGAACTGGAGCACCAGCCCGTGGCGCGAGTCATCACGGATGGTGGTACGGCGGCGCCCGCGCTCGATGCGGAGTTGGAGCAACTGCGCGCGGAAGTGCGCGGGTTGATGGCGGGCGAGACGCTGAGCACCGAAGGCGGTCGGGAGGCGTTGAAGGACGCCATGCGCGCGGCCCAGGAGGAGATGCGCAACGAGCGCACCCAGGCGCGGCAGGAAGAGTGGATGCAGGCGCAGGTTCGCGGGCAGACGCAGCGCGCGGAGCGGGTGAAGCGGCTCGTCGAGGAGGCGAAGCTGAACTACTCGCAAGAGACGGAGCTGACGCGCCGGCTGGAGCTCGAGGACTCGACGCGCACCTCGCTGTTCAATGAGCTGCGCAATGGCACGAAGTCAGCGCGTGACGTCCGACAGTCATTGCGCACGCTCCGCCAGGAGACGGACCAGACGATGAAGTCCGTGCTGAGCGAGAGCCAACTGGCAAGCTACGAGATGATGCGGCGCGAGGAGCAGATGAACTCCCGTCCCCGTGGGCCTCGCGAAGGTCGTCCGGGCGAGCAGTAGACAGGCCCGCCCAAGGCAAACACTGCAATTGAAGACCACGACAGGCGCCTAGGACACCACTTCAGAGCAGCACCCATCCGCCCCTATCTCAGTCGTCAGGGATGGAGTCGGAGAACTTTGCTGGCATGGAAAAAACACGTTACCCCTCTCACCCAACCCAATGGAGTGCTTGAGTGCGAATAAAGACCCTGCTCTTTCTTTCGTGGACGTGTGTTGCCAGTTCGATGACCGCATGTGCTGAGAAATGCCCCCCTGTCTGCGTTGAGCTGTGCGCTGGCAGGCCAGCGCCAAAGAGTCCCGCGCACTGTCCTCAGCCCGTCTGTGTGTGCAAGCCTGATGGGGGCGGTCCTATTGATTGAGTGAACTCCTATGAGGGCAGCACGGAACGGGCCCCAGTGGACCACAGTCCAGACATACCCCTCTCGGAGCGGGGCACTGGTGACCTTCACTCTCGACAAGGAGCAAACAGCATCCTGTCGAAGCGGGAGAGGAGCAAGCTACTCCCGCACATCAGGGAACGTCGGGCGCGGATCACACGCGATGCCCGGACACCCCTTGTCCTCGGAACAACTCCCGTCACAACACACGTACTGACGCGGGGGGCACACCGCGGCCCCCGCATCCGCCCTCCACACGGGCGGCCTCTGCACGGCTCCCATCGAAGCGTCCGGTGCCAGCGATGGCGTCTCGCGCTTCACCTCTTCCGCGGTCCCCCGGCATCCCGTCACCCACAGCAGCGCGCCCATCGCCACCCAGCGACTCCAGCCTGCGCGCAGCCTCGACTCGACGAACATCACGGACCTCCTGGTGCCTCGGCTCGACCACCCTTCAAACGAAGGGGCGGCCCCGGACTTCCATCCCGGGGCCGCCCCTCACACTTCACGTTTCGACCTCACTTCGGAGGTCGAACGATGAACTAGCTGCGACGACGGCGGCGCAGCGCCAGGCCCAGCAGGGCCAGCGCCGGCATCAGCACGCTGGACGCGCTTCCGCCCGCCGCGCTGCAGCCGTACTTCGGCATGTCCACCACCGTCACCGCGACCTCGGCCGCATCGCTCGACGCGAGGTCGTCGCTCGCGCGGACGCGGAAGAGCAGAACGGTCTTCTCGGACACGTTCGGCGCCACGATGTACGCCTCGGCGGTGTCCGCACCCTGAATCGTGACGGACGGACCCGCCACCTGCGTCCAGCGGTACTTGATCTCATCCCCATCGGCGTCCTCCGCCGTGGCGATCATCTTCACACCGCCGCCCTCGTGGACCGTGTACGTGCTGATCGCGTCCACCACCGGCACGCGGTTGGCACGCGTCACGGTGATGGTCACCAGGCTGGCCGCGCTGGCCTTGCCGCCCGCCGTGACCACCAGGCTGAAGCGCAGGACCGCGGACGCACCCGTCACATCCGGAGCCTTGAAGCTCGGGGTGGCCGTGTTGGCACCCGTGAGCGTCACCGGCGTCCCCTCGAGCTGCGTCCAGGCGTAGGTGATGGCCTCGCCGTCCGCATCCTCGGCATGGCCCGCCAGCGTCACCGTCGTGCGAGAACCCACCGTCCGGTTCTCACCCGCATCCGCCACCGGAGCCCGGTCCACCTGACGAACCGTGATGGTGATGGTCGACTTCGCGCTCGACGCGATGCCGTCATTCGCCACCAGCGCGAAGGTGAACTGCGTGTCCGCCGTGACGTCCGGAACCGCGAACGTCGGCGTGGCGCTGGACGCGTCATCCAGCTCAACCGCCGGACCAGCCGTCTGCGTCCACGCGAACTCGAGCTCCTCGCCGTCCGCGTCCGTCGAACCCGACGCGTCGAGCGTGATGCTGCCCGAGCGCTCGTCCACCGTCGTCGGTCCGCCGTCCTTCACGCGAGCCAGCGCGACCGGCGCGCGGTTCACGTTGTTCACCTGGATCTGGACGATCTTCGGGTGGCTGTCCTCCGCGCCATCGTTCACCACGAGCTGGAACGTGAAGATGGTGGTCGCGGGGACCGACGCGCTGAACTTCGCACGGACCGTGTTCGCGTCCGTGAGCGTCACCGCCGGGCCACCAATCTGCGTCCAGGTGTACGACAGCGCGCTGCCGTCCGGATCAGAGCTCGCGGAACCATCGAGCGTGATGGTCCGCAGGACCAACGGGCCTCCCGGCTCCTGCACGAACTCCGAGTAGGCCACGGAGTTGCCCGCATCCGCCAGCGGCCGCACGTTGCAAGCCGGCGCCGTGCCCGTGCCCGTGTACGACTCGGCCACGCGCGAGGTGAACGGCGTCGCGTTGGTGATGCCCCGGACCTGGATGTTGGTCACGTCCCAGCCGTACGCGCCGACACCGCCATCAGAGCCCTGACGGAACCGCACGCGCACCTGCTGCCCGGCGAACTGGGTACCGAAGTTGACGCTGTACCCAATGAAGTTCGGGAAGCCAGAGCTCAGGCGGACCCAGCCCGGCAACCCACCGACACCCGGGGTCCCGTCCTCGACGAAGTTGACGACGCCCTGCTGGAGAAGCGCCAACGCCTGCGCGTCCGTCAGGTAGTAGAACCAGTTGTCCCACGGGCCTTCGTCGATGGAGAGCTCGATCGCGCCACCGTCGAAGTACTGATAGCGGCCCAGGGTGCTGGAGTACGAGGCCTCGAAGCTGAACCGGTGAGCGAAGGCCAGCTCGAAGTTCTGCCCCTCGGCCACATTGAACAGCGGCGAGGTCAGCCGCTTGTCCTGCTCGATGCTCTCGTTGCTCGCGTGCCAGTAACCGGTACCCGAGGCGCCATTCTCCCACAGCGCGCGGAAGGAGCTGGTGGAGCTCACCCACGCGCTGTTGAAGGTGTTGCTGCGGTCGATGGCCGACGAGTTCATCTTCTCGTCGTAGTTGACCTGGGTGCGGAACTGCCGGACGACGTCCCTGGCAACCCCGTTCACTTCGACGCCACCCGGGAACGTGACATCCACGCCCAGGGAGGCCAGCGCGCCCGCGGGCGACGCCGGCGTCGGAGCCACGTTCAACTGGACCGGCACGGTGGCGGTCGCAGTCGCGCCCCGCGCGATGTTGTTGAACGAGATGCTGGTCGGACCACTGACGCCGGCGAACGTCGCCTCGACGCCCGTGCTCGAACCCGCGAACGCGAGGTTCGCCGTCACGCTGCTGAGCGCCTCGGAGCCCAGGTTGCGCACCGTCACCCGGAGCACACCCGTCTCACCCGCGTCCAGCACGCCGTCCTTGTCGCAACCCACGTTGGAGTCATCCAGCGTGACGCTGACGATCTCGAGGAACTTGCCCGCGGAGAAGCTCTCGACCACGCCAATGTGGTCCGCGCTGTCGCGGTCCGGAACCCGAGCGCCCAGGCCAGCACCACGCTTGGCGAAGGCCGCCAGGAAGCGCTGGTAGTCCGCGGGGTCGGAAGCGGCGGCGACGGACAACACGGCGTCACGCGCCTCCAGGAAGGTCGGCTGGGACGGCGTGGCCTTGTAGGCCGCCACCAGGTACCGCTTCATCCGGTCCTGCGCCTCCTGGAAGGGATGCGCGTTCAGCAAGCTGGCGTAGCACTCCCACAGCATCGTGGCCCAGACCTC is part of the Myxococcus landrumus genome and encodes:
- the nadE gene encoding NAD(+) synthase — its product is MTFSKQVLELDWEAKAAELSEKLRETVLKKLRKRGIVVAISGGIDSACVAALSVRALGPERVFGILLPEKDSSGWSSQLGRKLCEKLGIKYQLHDIAPVLEAAGCYRQRDEAVRSVFPEFTPDMKWKIVMHGDRLNTDAVNFFYVVVQVNGEERRFRLPPQAYTQIVAATNFKQRTRKMMDYFHADRLNFAVAGTPNRLEYDQGFFVKLGDGAADVKPIAGLYKTQTYKLAKHLGVIEEITSGEPTTDTFSLPQSQEDFYFSVHYSQLDLLMWAKNHDVSTTEAAQVMGLTPTQVQRVYDDIDQKRRSTAYLHSPPLLLEDVAELAPFKLG
- a CDS encoding C39 family peptidase is translated as MSPRIEGRQQNYSPQSVQSSGLPQDRNAQLNLQQLWPYIEKYAQKYGADPKVLAGIVAQESSFKNHGVHADGTGHGLIGLDDNGLLPSFEKWSGMQVGRGANAKTIPPEKQMEFLAKTIGDLTKKHGSGMAAAREWHRGAGAMNDARGYDYQNKIQNHINQLFPGGKTPSGTSANVPDTTVGGQNNTTGGQNNTTGGNPGIAPSRNDSRTPVGSSDYQIKQGDTLWGIASQLKGQGMQGSHWDIINQIREMNPKITNPNLIITGDSLKLPGVAGKDQSTFTPGTNKAGPVDINPGETQGTQGTDGAAPVTGNGRVDPSKVPQISQYNPAGKNGSYTNGPANCGPTSMAQIARAFGFGKDMNDAQLINHLGRIGGTSGNGTDVNGIAKMAKAMGKNAETKGPGADVDWIANQLKQGKLVVANGDYHAMPPHQNESRTSGHYVTVAGMDAKGNFIVRDPADQNVKTITPEQMKHFLRSNPNGGYQMAIG
- a CDS encoding myxosortase-dependent M36 family metallopeptidase, with the translated sequence MKRLWMGTVSAVLAVLMWSPQAQAREVAVDAFLRAPADRPLPSSAANASQRGLRINSVEGRLGVPTFVFREPALNAGSVAAKASRPVTKSSANQAAREHLRGVADLYRMGSTDVDGAELRQVHLPNDSRGAVIATYGRRVNGIEVFRSEVKVVMDASQQLVAIAGYLPPRQQDDEKNAMASAFRVSAPQAISKAFQDMTGAALDTRALAPAGTKGDYSSYQVDRSLLSTHGFGEAPRSKKILFPMPDGLVPAYYVEVNAGTAQNPEASYKAYVISARDGSMLLKHDLTESEQFTYNVWANPTTKVPYDGPQGDGPTPHPTGLPDGYQAPLNIPTNLVTLQNFPFSRNDPWLPANATETRGNNVDAYADLGGGDGFQEGIDFRASLTDAASRTFNYTYDVTKAPEASREQRDAAIVNIFYVTNFLHDWFYDAGFDEASGNAQMSNFGRGGLEGDGMRAEAQDYGGRNNANMSTPADGARPRMQQYIFDGPPELSSAIGSAAAQTHDVRSANFGPDEYDVSGDFAVPPTDPDPDKATALRLGCSNANGADPYGGAQVFAGKIAIIERGSCGFAYKTYNAMRAGAKGVIITNTATGEWALNMGASGVAAIDNAITVPALMVRKAVGDAWRTALANPDGVVKGKMRLDPDASRDGTIDNQIIAHEWGHYISNRLIGNASGLTNNQGRSMGEGWGDFTALLMTVRDEDRTRAGNDRFQGVYGMAGYTQSGGGNQGYYWGIRRVPYTTDMTKNALTLRHIQDGTPLPTIHEIASGHNGTSNAQVHSSGEVWATMLWECYASLLNAHPFQEAQDRMKRYLVAAYKATPSQPTFLEARDAVLSVAAASDPADYQRFLAAFAKRGAGLGARVPDRDSADHIGVVESFSAGKFLEIVSVTLDDSNVGCDKDGVLDAGETGVLRVTVRNLGSEALSSVTANLAFAGSSTGVEATFAGVSGPTSISFNNIARGATATATVPVQLNVAPTPASPAGALASLGVDVTFPGGVEVNGVARDVVRQFRTQVNYDEKMNSSAIDRSNTFNSAWVSSTSSFRALWENGASGTGYWHASNESIEQDKRLTSPLFNVAEGQNFELAFAHRFSFEASYSSTLGRYQYFDGGAIELSIDEGPWDNWFYYLTDAQALALLQQGVVNFVEDGTPGVGGLPGWVRLSSGFPNFIGYSVNFGTQFAGQQVRVRFRQGSDGGVGAYGWDVTNIQVRGITNATPFTSRVAESYTGTGTAPACNVRPLADAGNSVAYSEFVQEPGGPLVLRTITLDGSASSDPDGSALSYTWTQIGGPAVTLTDANTVRAKFSASVPATTIFTFQLVVNDGAEDSHPKIVQIQVNNVNRAPVALARVKDGGPTTVDERSGSITLDASGSTDADGEELEFAWTQTAGPAVELDDASSATPTFAVPDVTADTQFTFALVANDGIASSAKSTITITVRQVDRAPVADAGENRTVGSRTTVTLAGHAEDADGEAITYAWTQLEGTPVTLTGANTATPSFKAPDVTGASAVLRFSLVVTAGGKASAASLVTITVTRANRVPVVDAISTYTVHEGGGVKMIATAEDADGDEIKYRWTQVAGPSVTIQGADTAEAYIVAPNVSEKTVLLFRVRASDDLASSDAAEVAVTVVDMPKYGCSAAGGSASSVLMPALALLGLALRRRRRS